A genomic window from Purpureocillium takamizusanense chromosome 2, complete sequence includes:
- a CDS encoding uncharacterized protein (COG:T~COG:U~EggNog:ENOG503P6V6) — MNPHQKNKVDVKSLSPEEQRLFRLYGKLPSRSDHFAKHLKDRKYFDSGDYAMSKAGKGDGVDAGAVGSQHPVPENIPHLSSPVNGSGGGSVPKHHGSITGVQAGSPVKESSFLHRETSAEGAVSDSADAKKTAATAEPVAAGEGIPIRR, encoded by the coding sequence TCGCTCTCCCCTGAGGAGCAGCGCCTCTTCCGCCTTTACGGCAAGCTTCCGTCCCGCTCCGACCACTTCGCCAAGCACCTCAAGGACCGCAAATACTTCGACTCGGGCGACTACGCCATGTCCAAGGCTGGCaagggcgatggcgtcgacgccggcgccgtcggctccCAACACCCCGTTCCCGAGAACATCCCGCACCTGTCGTCCCCCGTCaacggctccggcggcggaagTGTCCCCAAGCACCACGGCTCCATCACCGGCGTCCAGGCCGGCAGTCCGGTCAAGGAGAGCAGCTTCCTCCACCGCGAAACGAGCGCCGAAGGAGCCGTCTCGGACTCGGCCGAcgcgaagaagacggccgccacTGCTGAGCCGGTCGCTGCGGGAGAGGGCATCCCTATCCGGAGATGA
- a CDS encoding uncharacterized protein (EggNog:ENOG503NVK7~BUSCO:EOG0926347K~COG:S): MFRRLLAAMAAESSPKRLKMATAATGTGPLIGTHSGHFHADEALAVHMLRLLPAYADARLVRTRDPKVLEACHTVVDVGGEYDPARHRYDHHQRGFVTTFPGRDTKLSSAGLVFLHFGRAIIAQRLSAQQQQQQKQDAASASVVAEDSPEVELLHRKLYQDFIEALDAHDNGVSVYDPAAVAAAGLEKRFSEGGFTLGAVVGRFNPNWNDARPADPAAAQQAEDERFLEASARIGDEFDRDLDYCAAAWLPARDVVQRAFERRRDLDPEGRLLVLEGAGVPWKDHLYTLEAAAAGGAPSQPVLYVLYQEKPEPGAKWRIQCVPESKDSFVSRKPLPEAWRGFRDEELDGITGVPGCVFVHAAGFIGGNKTWEGVKEMALKALDA; the protein is encoded by the coding sequence ATGTtccgtcgcctcctcgcagccatggccgccgaaTCCTCTCCCAAACGCCTCAAGatggccaccgccgccacgggcaccGGCCCCCTCATCGGCACGCACAGCGGGCACttccacgccgacgaggccctcgccgtgcaCATGCtccgcctgctgcccgcctacgccgacgcccgcctcgtgCGCACCCGCGACCCcaaggtcctcgaggcgTGCCACACCGTCGtggacgtcggcggcgagtacgaccccgcccgccaccgttacgaccaccaccagcgcggCTTCGTCACCACCTTTCCCGGCCGCGACACCAAGCTCTCGAGCGCGGGGCTCGTCTTCCTACACTTTGGCCGCGCCATCATTGCCCAGCGGCTgagcgcgcagcagcagcagcagcagaagcaggaTGCCGCCTcagccagcgtcgtcgcagAGGACAGCCCCGAGGTCGAGCTCCTGCACCGCAAGCTCTACCAGGACTTCatcgaggcgctcgacgcccacgacaACGGCGTCTCCGTCTACGacccagccgccgtcgccgccgccgggctcgagAAGCGCTTcagcgagggcggcttcaccctcggcgccgtcgtcggccgcttCAACCCCAACTGGAACGatgcccgccccgccgacccggccgccgcccagcaggccgaggacgagcgctTCCTCGAAGCCAGCGCCCGCATCGGCGACGAGTTCGACCGCGACCTCGACtactgcgccgccgcctggctacccgcccgcgacgtcgtccagcgcgcctttgagcgccgccgcgacttgGATCCCgagggccgcctcctcgtcctcgagggcgccggtGTCCCCTGGAAGGACCACCTCTAcaccctcgaggccgccgccgccggcggcgcccccagCCAACCCGTCCTCTACGTCCTCTACCAGGAGAagcccgagcccggcgccaaGTGGCGCATCCAGTGCGTCCCCGAGTCCAAGGACTCCTTCGTCAGCCGCAAGCCCCTGCCCGAGGCCTGGCGCGGCTtccgcgacgaggagctcgacggcatcaccgGTGTCCCCGGCTGCGTCTTCGTCCACGCGGCTGGCTTcatcggcggcaacaagacgTGGGAGGGGGTCAAGGAGATGGCTCTTAAGGCCCTGGACGCGTAA
- a CDS encoding uncharacterized protein (EggNog:ENOG503P7NT), protein MPQSKADQISNTQANLPLPEQPPQASDWQSADARTVNVGSGGDAERTTVGTHAGAQAGLRGPATKGGDMDMSGIGRGVDEAASKGGSGVSR, encoded by the coding sequence aTGCCTCAATCCAAGGCCGACCAAATCTCCAACACGCAGGCCAACCTGCCGCTCCCGGAGCAGCCCCCGCAGGCGTCGGACTGGCAGTCGGCCGACGCGCGGACGGTCAACGTGggctccggcggcgacgcggagcgCACCACGGTCGGCACCCAtgcgggcgcgcaggccgGCCTCCGGGGGCCCGCgaccaagggcggcgacatggacatgaGCGGCAtcgggcgcggcgtcgatgaggcggccagcaagggcggcagcggtgtgTCCAGGTAA
- the TUB4 gene encoding gamma-tubulin (COG:Z~EggNog:ENOG503NWWN), giving the protein MPREIITIQAGQCGNSIGSQFWQQLCQEHGISQDGTLEDFATEGGDRKDVFYYQSDDTRYIPRAILIDLEPRVINGIQTGPYRNIYNPENFYVGKDGMGAANNWGDGYQSGEAVFEDIMEMIEREADGSDSLEGFMMLHSIAGGTGSGLGSFLLERLNDRFPKKIIQTYSVFPDTTNAGDVVVHPYNSILSMRRLTQNADSVVVLDNGALSHIAADRLHVQEPSFQQTNQLVATVMSASTTTLRYPGYMHNDLVSILASLIPTPRCHFLMTAYTPFTGDQVEQAKTVRKTTVLDVMRRLLQPKNRMVSTVPGKKSCYISILNVIQGEVDPTDVHKSLLRIRERRQLATFIPWGPASIQVALTKRSPYIPMSHRVSGLMLANHTSIATLFKRIVRQYDSMRKHNAFIEGYKKTAPFAENLHEFDEARQVVADLIGEYEAAENADYLNPEGRNLPTSAETDRRVG; this is encoded by the exons ATGCCACG AGAAATCATTACGATCCAGGCCGGGCAGTGCGGCAACAGCA TCGGAAGCCAGTTCTGGCAGCAGCTCTGCCAGGAGCACGGGATCAGTCAGGATGGCACTCTCGAGGACTTTGCGACCGAAGGCGGCGACCGAAAGGACGTGTTTTACTACCAAAGCGACGATACACGATACATCCCGCGTGCCATTCTGATTGACCTGGAACCGCGG GTCATCAATGGCATCCAGACGGGGCCGTACCGAAACATTTACAATCCCGAAAACTTTTACGTCGGCAAGGACGGTATGGGCGCGGCCAACAACTGGGGCGACGGCTACCAGAGCGGCGAGGCGGTGTTTGAGGACATAATGGAGATGATTgagcgcgaggcggacgGCAGTGACTCTCTAGAG GGATTCATGATGCTGCACTCGATTgcgggcggcacgggctcGGGGCTGGGTTCCTTCCTGCTCGAGCGACTCAACGACCGGTTCCCCAAGAAGATTATACAGACGTACTCGGTATTCCCGGACACGACCAATGCGGGCGACGTGGTTGTGCACCCGTACAACAGCATCTTGTCCATGCGAAGGCTAACGCAGAACGCTGATTcagtggtggtgctggacaATGGCGCCCTGTCACACATCGCGGCGGACAGGCTGCACGTGCAGGAGCCGTCTTTTCAGCAGACAAACCAGCTG GTCGCGACAGTCAtgtcggcgagcacgacgacgctgcgctATCCGGGCTACATGCACAACGACCTCGTAAGCATCCTGGCGTCGCTGATCCCCACACCGCGATGCCACTTCCTCATGACGGCGTACACGCCCTTTACGGGAGACCAGGtggagcaggccaagacggTGCGCAAGACGACGGTGCTGGACGTGATGCGGCGGTTGCTGCAGCCCAAGAACCGCATGGTGTCGACGGTGCCGGGCAAGAAGAGCTGCTACATCTCCATCCTCAACGTGATCCAGGGCGAGGTGGACCCGACGGACGTGCACAAGAGCCTGCTGCGGATccgcgagcggcggcagctggccaCGTTCATCCCGTGGGGACCGGCGAGCATCCAGGTGGCCCTGACGAAGCGCAGCCCGTACATTCCCATGAGCCACCGGGTGAGCGGCCTGATGCTGGCCAACCACACGAGCATCGCCACG CTGTTCAAGCGCATCGTCAGGCAGTATGACAGCATGCGCAAGCACAACGCCTTCATCGAGGGGTAcaagaagacggcgccgtTTGCGGAGAACCTGCACGAGTTCGACGAGGCAcggcaggtggtggcggaccTAATTGGGGAgtacgaggcggccgagaacGCAGACTACCTGAACCCCGAAGGCAGAAACCTGCCCACGTCGGCGGAGACGGACAGGAGGGTCGGTTGA
- a CDS encoding uncharacterized protein (EggNog:ENOG503Q66T~COG:U): MVTFALPVDDHVPNGASGTPRSRPPLPFAKRNFTASPYGGSPAKRNGTPHSSSSRKLLTTRDEVPSSGLNNSSIAAARNIFRSSTFTDSPPVTAFSPKLPQSMMKKVFAPGATPEPSRVYRESTVQATPRGMASRATDKELFPMRISSPPPELTGEILTQKIPKDWNAKGSIYADQFLAHLCPSGLDEEQRRQFFCILDLRRLKYAANEIFSKKDWKLNVMNFAKEFEKSRSIILLRYGLYEFQNVKPSKEVLKRWRREHGLPEPEDEAVEPTPSKFSSKKRKADDELSKQSATADDAAVKGKRRAVAQEEDEEPVVATPAPSKNKRKASVSEEQPAKIQKATPSSAKTLFEKIANKPATPVQAPDGTGSAKSNPFTSNRSSANSLARSVFTNSKPSAQAAASGGNIFGYLSDASSAKNSGVEADAESESETGSDEGESPEAIQSDEPSVAASGSGETGSQTGSNIFGQKPAPTSGLVMGASSDAGTRESTPGRSLFDRISKDSDGNPLRAEEKADTAAAPAPVDQTWNPSSTPIKFAPSTQKTGLFGGTSASTSTTFAPKGPATNMFGSAKQDTSSAKESSVGTSADEGAKDGGESDKENETQPPKKALFEAKAPTPAAQQSFAPSFFQQKPAAPDAPKQADAPKQAPSLFGAATPKADGQAQAPATGNLFGTLNKATETAAATPATQPTSLFVTEPAESEKPVGSAEAPKSTPLFGGQSIASPFGGAGAAGPLFGSKPATSPGSAPGSGASTPSAPLFGGASVTFGGTSMAPAKTDSTPAAPAAAAQPTFPFGSLAEKPSDTAQKPLFGGTKSPPAAPSGNGMFDGSPMKQDEPSPAKKSLAGGSNTGTSTPLFSFAAPQPASSASASTTNAFGAASAPAANNASGSGNMFGGTGSAGNGGPGGFNFAFGGSGSSGTPFNNPFAGNSNPGSGTPTGGSFGLAGASGPASGSSTPFQFGGAASSSATPAAAGGSLFGASQPGNGTTSTFGVGASSGGAPAFSFSGAPSQPAQGTGSMFGSKPAAPVFAGLQPPAGGSSTTGTNSPLNLGGGSSLATTPAAGTPEPANQADGANGEDHEEGEKHEQINLTDGVDENEEILHDVRAKVLKFAPASDKSDSDDKAKSKSPWSTKGVGPLRLLKDKESGNVRLLLRAEPRGHVALNRALLPNMSYKSEEKYVKITTSNEKGDGLETWMIQVKTKDSAKELAEVLEKNKEANKK, from the exons ATGGTTACCTTCGCCCTGCCCGTGGACGATCACGTCCCCAACGGTGCGAGCGGCACGCCCCGATCTCGCCCACCTCTGCCCTTTGCGAAGCGCAACTTTACCGCATCTCCCTATGGCGGCAGCCCCGCTAAGCGCAACGGCACCCCTCACAGCTCGTCATCGCGAAAGCTATTGACAACACGCGATGAAGTTCCGTCGAGCGGCTTAAACAACAGCTCAATCGCTGCGGCGCGGAACATCTTCCGGTCCTCCACGTTCACGGATAGCCCTCCCGTGACTGCCTTCTCCCCGAAGCTGCCGCAGAGCATGATGAAGAAGGTCTTTGCGCCAGGCGCGACTCCCGAGCCGTCTCGCGTTTATCGAGAGTCCACCGTCCAGGCTACCCCACGTGGTATGGCGTCTAGAGCGACGGACAAGGAACTTTTTCCGATGCGCATCTCATCACCCCCTCCCGAGCTTACGGGCGAAATTCTCACGCAGAAAATCCCTAAAGATTGGAATGCTAAGGGCTCCATCTATGCGGATCAATTTCTCGCACACCTTTGCCCCTCCGGTCTTGACGAAGAGCAGCGCCGACAGTTCTTCTGCATTCTCGATCTTCGACGCCTCAAATATGCCGCCAACGAGATTTTCTCCAAGAAAGATTGGAAGCTGAACGTGATGAACTTCGCCAAAGAGTTTGAGAAGAGTCGTAGCATCATCCTCCTGCGATACGGCCTGTACGAATTTCAGAACGTCAAGCCCTCCAAGGAGGTTCTCAAGAGATGGCGACGCGAGCATGGCCTACCCGAGCCcgaagacgaggcggtcgagcCCACACCCTCGAAGTTCTCCtcgaagaagcgcaaggccgatgacgagctcTCCAAGCAGTCTGCCACTGCAGACGATGCAGCCGTCAAAGGTAAGCGCAGAGCCGTGGCccaagaggaagacgaggagcccGTGGTTGCCACTCCTGCTCCCAGCAAGAACAAGCGAAAAGCGTCTGTAAGTGAAGAGCAACCCGCCAAGATACAAAAGgccacgccgtcctcggcaaaGACTCTTTTCGAGAAGATTGCGAATAAGCCCGCCACGCCTGTTCAGGCGCCTGATGGCACGGGCAGCGCCAAATCGAACCCTTTCACCTCCAACAGGTCTAGCGCCAATAGCCTCGCTCGATCCGTTTTCACGAACTCAAAGCCTTCCGCACAAGCTGCGGCGTCTGGCGGTAACATTTTTGGCTACCTGTCGGATGCGAGCTCGGCCAAGAACAGCGGTGTCGAAGCTGACGCGgagagcgagagcgagaCGGGCTCCGACGAGGGAGAGAGCCCCGAGGCCATCCAGAGTGATGAGCCGAGCGTTGCGGCTAGTGGTTCTGGCGAGACTGGCTCGCAGACTGGATCCAACATTTTCGGACAGAAACCGGCACCGACCAGTGGCCTCGTCATGGGTGCTTCCAGCGATGCTGGTACTCGAGAGAGCACGCCTGGACGAAGTTTGTTTGACCGCATCTCCAAGGACAGCGATGGCAACCCCCTCCGAGCTGAGGAGAAGGCCGACaccgctgcagcgcctgcacCTGTCGATCAGACGTGGAATCCGAGCTCGACACCGATCAAGTTCGCGCCGTCTACCCAGAAGACCGGGCTATTTGGTGGCACATCGGCATCCACGAGCACCACCTTCGCGCCCAAGGGTCCTGCCACCAACATGTTTGGTTCTGCCAAGCAAGACACGTCTTCGGCGAAGGAATCCTCGGTAGGGACTAGTGCAGACGAGGGGGCTAAGGATGGAGGAGAGTCTGACAAGGAGAATGAGACACAGCCGCCGAAGAAGGCGCTGTTTGAAGCCAAGGCTCCGACACCCGCGGCTCAGCAAAGTTTTGCCCCGTCCTTTTTCCAGCAGAAACCAGCCGCGCCCGACGCCCCAAAGCAAGCAGATGCGCCTAAACAAGCCCCCAGCCTgttcggcgccgccacgcctAAGGCCGATGGCCAAGCTCAGGCTCCTGCCACTGGCAACCTTTTTGGTACGTTGAACAAGGCAACTGAAACCGCCGCAGCGACACCTGCCACACAGCCGACCTCGTTGTTTGTAACAGAGCCGGCGGAGTCGGAGAAGCCTGTAGGGTCTGCAGAGGCGCCGAAATCGACGCCTCTGTTTGGTGGCCAGAGTATTGCGTCCCCATtcggtggtgctggcgcggcTGGCCCCTTGTTTGGATCCAAGCCTGCGACGTCCCCGGGCAGCGcacccggcagcggcgcatcGACTCCGTCGGCTCCTCTCTTCGGCGGTGCCTCTGTCACGTTTGGCGGCACCTCGATGGCTCCGGCAAAGACTGACAGTacgccagcagcacccgcagcTGCCGCGCAGCCCACCTTTCCCTTCGGTAGCTTGGCGGAGAAGCCCTCGGACACGGCCCAGAAACCGCTCTTTGGAGGAACCAAGTCTCCCCCAGCTGCCcccagcggcaacggcatgTTTGATGGCAGCCCGATGAAGCAGGATGAGCCGTCGCCTGCCAAGAAGTCattggcgggcggcagcaacaccGGAACGTCGACTCCATTGTTCAGCTTTGCGGCTCCGCAACCGGCCTCCAGTGCTTCTGCTTCAACCACCAACGCTTTCGGCGCTGCATCTGCTCCCGCCGCGAACAATGCGAGCGGCTCTGGCAATATGTTTGGGGGAACCGGGTCTGCGGGTAACGGAGGTCCTGGCGGCTTTAACTTTGCCTTTGGCGGAAGCGGCTCGTCTGGGACACCCTTCAATAACCCATTTGCCGGCAACTCCAACCCTGGGAGCGGAACACCTACTGGGGGATCCTTTGGTCTCGCCGGAGCCTccgggccagccagcggtTCGTCCACACCGTTCCAGTTTGGAGGCGCTgcgtccagcagcgcgacacccgctgctgctggtggatCTCTGTTTGGCGCAAGCCAGCCTGGCAATGGCACAACTTCGACGTTTGGGGTGGGCGCGTCCTCTGGTGGTGCTCCGGCCTTTAGCTTCTCTGGTGCCCCgtcgcagccagcgcaaggAACTGGTTCCATGTTCGGGTCCAAACCAGCTGCTCCTGTGTTCGCCGGTCTCCAGCCACCTGCGGGTGGTTCATCCACCACCGGGACCA ACTCTCCCCTGAatcttggcggcggctcgagtTTGGCAACTACACCCGCTGCGGGCACCCCGGAACCAGCGAACCAGGCCGACGGAGCCAATGGCGAGGACCATGAAGAAGGCGAAAAGCATGAGCAAATCAACCTTACGGATGGCGTGGATGAGAACGAGGAGATCCTCCACGATGTTCGGGCCAAGGTGCTCAAGTTTGCGCCCGCGAGCGACAAGTCGGACAGCGATGACAAGGCGAAGTCCAAAAGCCCCTGGTCGACCAAGGGAGTCGGCCCTCTGCGACTTCTGAAGGACAAAGAGTCGGGCAACGTGCGTCTACTCCTTCGTGCcgagcctcgaggccatgTGGCGTTGAATCGAGCATTGCTGCCCAATATGTCGTACAAGTCGGAGGAAAAGTACGTCAAGATTACGACGTCGAACGAGAAGGGGGACGGACTCGAAACGTGGATGATCCAGGTCAAGACAAAGGACTCAGCCAAGGAGCTGGCTGAGGTGCTGGAGAAGAACAAGGAGGCGAACAAGAAGTGA
- a CDS encoding uncharacterized protein (EggNog:ENOG503Q66T~COG:U) → MVTFALPVDDHVPNGASGTPRSRPPLPFAKRNFTASPYGGSPAKRNGTPHSSSSRKLLTTRDEVPSSGLNNSSIAAARNIFRSSTFTDSPPVTAFSPKLPQSMMKKVFAPGATPEPSRVYRESTVQATPRGMASRATDKELFPMRISSPPPELTGEILTQKIPKDWNAKGSIYADQFLAHLCPSGLDEEQRRQFFCILDLRRLKYAANEIFSKKDWKLNVMNFAKEFEKSRSIILLRYGLYEFQNVKPSKEVLKRWRREHGLPEPEDEAVEPTPSKFSSKKRKADDELSKQSATADDAAVKGKRRAVAQEEDEEPVVATPAPSKNKRKASVSEEQPAKIQKATPSSAKTLFEKIANKPATPVQAPDGTGSAKSNPFTSNRSSANSLARSVFTNSKPSAQAAASGGNIFGYLSDASSAKNSGVEADAESESETGSDEGESPEAIQSDEPSVAASGSGETGSQTGSNIFGQKPAPTSGLVMGASSDAGTRESTPGRSLFDRISKDSDGNPLRAEEKADTAAAPAPVDQTWNPSSTPIKFAPSTQKTGLFGGTSASTSTTFAPKGPATNMFGSAKQDTSSAKESSVGTSADEGAKDGGESDKENETQPPKKALFEAKAPTPAAQQSFAPSFFQQKPAAPDAPKQADAPKQAPSLFGAATPKADGQAQAPATGNLFAAPAAAAQPTFPFGSLAEKPSDTAQKPLFGGTKSPPAAPSGNGMFDGSPMKQDEPSPAKKSLAGGSNTGTSTPLFSFAAPQPASSASASTTNAFGAASAPAANNASGSGNMFGGTGSAGNGGPGGFNFAFGGSGSSGTPFNNPFAGNSNPGSGTPTGGSFGLAGASGPASGSSTPFQFGGAASSSATPAAAGGSLFGASQPGNGTTSTFGVGASSGGAPAFSFSGAPSQPAQGTGSMFGSKPAAPVFAGLQPPAGGSSTTGTSKSPFPHRKIAPLKRRV, encoded by the exons ATGGTTACCTTCGCCCTGCCCGTGGACGATCACGTCCCCAACGGTGCGAGCGGCACGCCCCGATCTCGCCCACCTCTGCCCTTTGCGAAGCGCAACTTTACCGCATCTCCCTATGGCGGCAGCCCCGCTAAGCGCAACGGCACCCCTCACAGCTCGTCATCGCGAAAGCTATTGACAACACGCGATGAAGTTCCGTCGAGCGGCTTAAACAACAGCTCAATCGCTGCGGCGCGGAACATCTTCCGGTCCTCCACGTTCACGGATAGCCCTCCCGTGACTGCCTTCTCCCCGAAGCTGCCGCAGAGCATGATGAAGAAGGTCTTTGCGCCAGGCGCGACTCCCGAGCCGTCTCGCGTTTATCGAGAGTCCACCGTCCAGGCTACCCCACGTGGTATGGCGTCTAGAGCGACGGACAAGGAACTTTTTCCGATGCGCATCTCATCACCCCCTCCCGAGCTTACGGGCGAAATTCTCACGCAGAAAATCCCTAAAGATTGGAATGCTAAGGGCTCCATCTATGCGGATCAATTTCTCGCACACCTTTGCCCCTCCGGTCTTGACGAAGAGCAGCGCCGACAGTTCTTCTGCATTCTCGATCTTCGACGCCTCAAATATGCCGCCAACGAGATTTTCTCCAAGAAAGATTGGAAGCTGAACGTGATGAACTTCGCCAAAGAGTTTGAGAAGAGTCGTAGCATCATCCTCCTGCGATACGGCCTGTACGAATTTCAGAACGTCAAGCCCTCCAAGGAGGTTCTCAAGAGATGGCGACGCGAGCATGGCCTACCCGAGCCcgaagacgaggcggtcgagcCCACACCCTCGAAGTTCTCCtcgaagaagcgcaaggccgatgacgagctcTCCAAGCAGTCTGCCACTGCAGACGATGCAGCCGTCAAAGGTAAGCGCAGAGCCGTGGCccaagaggaagacgaggagcccGTGGTTGCCACTCCTGCTCCCAGCAAGAACAAGCGAAAAGCGTCTGTAAGTGAAGAGCAACCCGCCAAGATACAAAAGgccacgccgtcctcggcaaaGACTCTTTTCGAGAAGATTGCGAATAAGCCCGCCACGCCTGTTCAGGCGCCTGATGGCACGGGCAGCGCCAAATCGAACCCTTTCACCTCCAACAGGTCTAGCGCCAATAGCCTCGCTCGATCCGTTTTCACGAACTCAAAGCCTTCCGCACAAGCTGCGGCGTCTGGCGGTAACATTTTTGGCTACCTGTCGGATGCGAGCTCGGCCAAGAACAGCGGTGTCGAAGCTGACGCGgagagcgagagcgagaCGGGCTCCGACGAGGGAGAGAGCCCCGAGGCCATCCAGAGTGATGAGCCGAGCGTTGCGGCTAGTGGTTCTGGCGAGACTGGCTCGCAGACTGGATCCAACATTTTCGGACAGAAACCGGCACCGACCAGTGGCCTCGTCATGGGTGCTTCCAGCGATGCTGGTACTCGAGAGAGCACGCCTGGACGAAGTTTGTTTGACCGCATCTCCAAGGACAGCGATGGCAACCCCCTCCGAGCTGAGGAGAAGGCCGACaccgctgcagcgcctgcacCTGTCGATCAGACGTGGAATCCGAGCTCGACACCGATCAAGTTCGCGCCGTCTACCCAGAAGACCGGGCTATTTGGTGGCACATCGGCATCCACGAGCACCACCTTCGCGCCCAAGGGTCCTGCCACCAACATGTTTGGTTCTGCCAAGCAAGACACGTCTTCGGCGAAGGAATCCTCGGTAGGGACTAGTGCAGACGAGGGGGCTAAGGATGGAGGAGAGTCTGACAAGGAGAATGAGACACAGCCGCCGAAGAAGGCGCTGTTTGAAGCCAAGGCTCCGACACCCGCGGCTCAGCAAAGTTTTGCCCCGTCCTTTTTCCAGCAGAAACCAGCCGCGCCCGACGCCCCAAAGCAAGCAGATGCGCCTAAACAAGCCCCCAGCCTgttcggcgccgccacgcctAAGGCCGATGGCCAAGCTCAGGCTCCTGCCACTGGCAACCTTTTTG cagcacccgcagcTGCCGCGCAGCCCACCTTTCCCTTCGGTAGCTTGGCGGAGAAGCCCTCGGACACGGCCCAGAAACCGCTCTTTGGAGGAACCAAGTCTCCCCCAGCTGCCcccagcggcaacggcatgTTTGATGGCAGCCCGATGAAGCAGGATGAGCCGTCGCCTGCCAAGAAGTCattggcgggcggcagcaacaccGGAACGTCGACTCCATTGTTCAGCTTTGCGGCTCCGCAACCGGCCTCCAGTGCTTCTGCTTCAACCACCAACGCTTTCGGCGCTGCATCTGCTCCCGCCGCGAACAATGCGAGCGGCTCTGGCAATATGTTTGGGGGAACCGGGTCTGCGGGTAACGGAGGTCCTGGCGGCTTTAACTTTGCCTTTGGCGGAAGCGGCTCGTCTGGGACACCCTTCAATAACCCATTTGCCGGCAACTCCAACCCTGGGAGCGGAACACCTACTGGGGGATCCTTTGGTCTCGCCGGAGCCTccgggccagccagcggtTCGTCCACACCGTTCCAGTTTGGAGGCGCTgcgtccagcagcgcgacacccgctgctgctggtggatCTCTGTTTGGCGCAAGCCAGCCTGGCAATGGCACAACTTCGACGTTTGGGGTGGGCGCGTCCTCTGGTGGTGCTCCGGCCTTTAGCTTCTCTGGTGCCCCgtcgcagccagcgcaaggAACTGGTTCCATGTTCGGGTCCAAACCAGCTGCTCCTGTGTTCGCCGGTCTCCAGCCACCTGCGGGTGGTTCATCCACCACCGGGACCAGTAAGTCACCGTTTCCGCACCGGAAAATTGCCCCGCTAAAGCGACGGGTGTAG